The following are encoded in a window of Kitasatospora sp. NBC_01250 genomic DNA:
- a CDS encoding DNA-3-methyladenine glycosylase — MATDSSAEHPDDGPAALPRAFFDRPSTEVAPELLGRRLRCTLPTGTVELRLTEVEAYQGPDDPASHAFRGPTARNAVMFGPPGHAYVYFTYGMHYCLNLVCGPALHPGGVLLRAGEVTAGAELARTRRPTSRRDHDLAQGPARLAQALGVDRAQNGEDVIEGPVFRLLPGTPPPAALIRSGPRTGVSTAADTPWRFWIEGEPSVSPYRAHTPRRRPLGKTA, encoded by the coding sequence GTGGCCACCGACAGCTCCGCCGAGCACCCCGACGACGGGCCCGCCGCCCTGCCGCGCGCCTTCTTCGACCGCCCCTCCACCGAGGTCGCCCCCGAGCTGCTCGGCCGCCGGCTGCGCTGCACGCTGCCCACGGGCACCGTCGAGCTGCGGCTGACCGAGGTCGAGGCCTACCAGGGTCCGGACGACCCCGCCTCGCACGCGTTCCGTGGGCCCACCGCGCGCAACGCCGTGATGTTCGGCCCACCCGGCCACGCCTACGTCTACTTCACCTACGGCATGCACTACTGCCTCAACCTGGTCTGCGGCCCCGCCCTGCACCCCGGCGGGGTCCTGCTGCGAGCCGGCGAGGTGACGGCGGGAGCGGAGCTGGCCCGCACCCGCCGGCCCACCAGCCGCCGCGACCACGACCTCGCCCAGGGCCCGGCCCGGTTGGCCCAGGCGCTCGGCGTCGACCGGGCCCAGAACGGCGAGGACGTGATCGAGGGCCCGGTCTTCCGCCTGCTGCCCGGCACCCCGCCGCCCGCCGCGCTGATCCGCTCCGGCCCGCGCACCGGGGTCTCCACCGCCGCCGACACGCCCTGGCGCTTCTGGATCGAGGGCGAGCCGTCCGTCAGCCCCTACCGGGCCCACACCCCGCGGCGCAGGCCGCTGGGTAAAACCGCGTAG
- a CDS encoding SPFH domain-containing protein, translated as MEPVLIVLIVLVVVAFIALIRTIQVIPQASAAIVERFGRYTRTLNAGLNIVVPFIDTIRNRIDLREQVVPFPPQPVITQDNLVVNIDTVIYYQVTDARAATYEVASFIQAIEQLTVTTLRNIIGSMDLESTLTSREVINAGLRGVLDEATGKWGIRVNRVELKAIEPPTSIQDSMEKQMRAERDKRAAVLTAEGARQAAILRAEGEKQAAVLSAEGEAQAAVLRADGEAAAIRTVFEAIHDGDADQKLLAYQYLQTLPELAKGDANKLWIIPSEVGDALKGLGGAFGGLTGQGAGPGAGPDLTKPPVAAPEGNGSRPGVAGGGGPRPVDTDQSGAARPRVTPPREYPKIDPE; from the coding sequence GTGGAACCCGTCCTGATCGTGCTGATCGTTCTGGTGGTGGTGGCGTTCATCGCACTGATCCGGACGATTCAGGTGATCCCGCAGGCGAGCGCGGCGATCGTGGAGCGCTTCGGCCGCTACACCCGCACCCTCAACGCCGGCCTCAACATCGTGGTGCCGTTCATCGACACCATCCGCAACCGGATCGACCTGCGCGAGCAGGTCGTGCCGTTCCCGCCGCAGCCGGTGATCACCCAGGACAACCTGGTGGTCAACATCGACACCGTCATCTACTACCAGGTGACCGACGCCCGGGCGGCGACCTACGAGGTGGCCAGCTTCATCCAGGCCATCGAGCAGCTCACCGTCACCACGCTGCGCAACATCATCGGCTCGATGGACCTGGAGTCCACCCTGACCTCCCGTGAGGTGATCAACGCCGGGCTGCGCGGGGTGCTGGACGAGGCCACCGGCAAGTGGGGCATCCGGGTCAACCGGGTCGAGCTGAAGGCGATCGAGCCGCCGACCTCCATCCAGGACTCGATGGAGAAGCAGATGCGTGCCGAGCGGGACAAGCGCGCGGCGGTGCTCACCGCCGAGGGCGCCCGGCAGGCCGCGATCCTGCGGGCCGAGGGTGAGAAGCAGGCCGCGGTGCTGAGCGCCGAGGGCGAGGCGCAGGCCGCCGTGCTGCGCGCCGACGGTGAGGCCGCCGCGATCCGCACCGTCTTCGAGGCCATCCACGACGGCGACGCCGACCAGAAGCTGCTCGCCTACCAGTACCTGCAGACCCTGCCCGAGTTGGCCAAGGGCGACGCCAACAAGCTCTGGATCATCCCGAGCGAGGTCGGCGACGCGCTCAAGGGCCTGGGCGGCGCGTTCGGCGGCCTCACCGGCCAGGGCGCCGGACCGGGCGCGGGCCCGGACCTGACCAAGCCGCCGGTGGCGGCGCCCGAGGGCAACGGCAGCCGCCCCGGCGTCGCCGGCGGCGGCGGGCCGCGCCCGGTGGACACCGACCAGAGCGGTGCGGCCCGGCCCCGGGTCACCCCGCCCCGGGAGTACCCGAAGATCGACCCGGAGTAG
- a CDS encoding sulfite exporter TauE/SafE family protein gives MTPWEGLAVFAAGAGAGTINVIVGSGTLITFPVLLAVGLPPVTANVSNTLGLVPGSVSGAIGYRRELADQRGRLVRLGTAALLGGLVGAVLLTRLPQGAFNAIVPGLILLALVLVVIQPRVARAVAARGGKVADPDGSPLLVTGIFLTGIYGGYFGAAQGVLMLALMGMLLRDDLQRMNAVKNVLALIVNAVAAVFFMFTASMDWLAALLIAVGSALGGLVGAKVGRRLPPVALRTLIVVVGLAAVTKLLLA, from the coding sequence ATGACTCCTTGGGAAGGGCTGGCGGTCTTCGCGGCCGGAGCCGGCGCGGGCACCATCAACGTCATCGTGGGATCGGGAACGCTGATCACGTTCCCGGTCCTGCTGGCGGTCGGGCTGCCCCCGGTCACCGCCAACGTCTCCAACACCCTCGGCCTGGTGCCCGGTTCGGTCAGCGGAGCGATCGGCTACCGCCGCGAACTGGCCGACCAGCGCGGCCGCCTGGTGCGGCTGGGCACGGCCGCACTGCTCGGCGGACTGGTCGGCGCCGTGCTGCTGACCCGGCTGCCCCAGGGTGCCTTCAACGCCATCGTCCCGGGGCTGATCCTGCTGGCCCTGGTGCTGGTGGTGATCCAGCCGCGGGTGGCCCGTGCGGTGGCGGCCCGCGGTGGCAAGGTCGCCGACCCGGACGGCAGCCCGCTGCTGGTCACCGGCATCTTCCTGACCGGCATCTACGGCGGCTACTTCGGCGCCGCGCAGGGCGTGCTGATGCTCGCGCTGATGGGCATGCTGCTCCGCGACGACCTGCAGCGGATGAACGCGGTCAAGAACGTGCTGGCGCTGATCGTCAACGCGGTCGCGGCGGTCTTCTTCATGTTCACCGCCTCCATGGACTGGCTGGCGGCGCTGCTGATCGCGGTCGGCTCGGCGCTCGGCGGCTTGGTGGGCGCCAAGGTCGGCCGCCGGCTGCCGCCGGTCGCGCTGCGCACGCTGATCGTGGTGGTGGGCCTGGCCGCGGTCACCAAGCTCCTGCTGGCATGA
- a CDS encoding GAF domain-containing sensor histidine kinase: protein MSAHLEVREVLRRITASARSLLGARYAALGVPDDHGGFAQFVVDGVTDEQWKAIGPLPRQHGVLATMLHERGPTRLADVRKAPAFGGWPSAHPELTDFLGMPILDGEEILGAIFLANKEGGFTVHDERLLRILAAHASIALANARLYERSRELTLAGERARIAHDLHDAVSQKLFSLRLTAKAAAKLLDRDPERARAELTEVARLAAEAADELRAVVVELRPAALDEDGLVATLASQVQVLDRAHTAGVEFTDDGGVRTLPPAQEAAVLRIAQEALHNALRHADATKVTVTLRGTAGRGAVLRITDDGRGFDPDAVHRAGRHLGLVSMRDRAQSVGGRLTLTSAAGRGTVIELEVPGA, encoded by the coding sequence ATGAGCGCGCACCTCGAAGTGCGCGAGGTGCTGCGCCGCATCACCGCTTCCGCGCGCTCGCTGCTCGGCGCCCGGTACGCCGCGCTCGGGGTGCCGGACGACCACGGCGGCTTCGCCCAGTTCGTGGTGGACGGGGTGACCGACGAGCAGTGGAAGGCGATCGGGCCGCTGCCGCGCCAGCACGGGGTGCTCGCCACCATGCTGCACGAGAGGGGGCCCACCCGGCTGGCCGATGTCCGCAAGGCACCGGCGTTCGGCGGCTGGCCCAGCGCGCACCCGGAGCTGACGGACTTCCTCGGGATGCCGATCCTGGACGGCGAGGAGATCCTCGGCGCGATCTTCCTGGCCAACAAGGAGGGCGGCTTCACCGTCCACGACGAGCGGCTGCTGCGGATCCTGGCCGCGCACGCCTCGATAGCGCTGGCCAACGCCCGGCTCTACGAACGCAGCCGCGAGCTGACGCTGGCCGGCGAGCGGGCCCGGATCGCGCACGACCTGCACGACGCGGTCTCGCAGAAGCTGTTCAGCCTGCGGCTGACCGCCAAGGCCGCCGCCAAGCTGCTGGACCGCGACCCCGAGCGGGCCAGGGCCGAGCTGACCGAGGTGGCCCGGCTGGCCGCCGAGGCCGCGGACGAGCTGCGGGCCGTGGTGGTCGAGCTGCGCCCGGCCGCGCTCGACGAGGACGGTCTGGTGGCCACCCTCGCCTCCCAGGTGCAGGTGCTGGACCGCGCGCACACCGCCGGCGTCGAGTTCACCGACGACGGCGGGGTGCGCACGCTGCCGCCGGCCCAGGAGGCGGCGGTGCTGCGGATCGCCCAGGAGGCGCTGCACAACGCGCTGCGGCACGCCGACGCGACCAAGGTCACGGTCACGCTGCGCGGCACCGCCGGCCGCGGCGCCGTCCTGCGGATCACCGACGACGGACGCGGCTTCGACCCGGACGCGGTCCACCGGGCCGGCCGGCACCTCGGGCTGGTCTCGATGCGCGACCGCGCGCAGAGCGTCGGCGGCCGGCTCACCCTCACCTCGGCCGCCGGCCGGGGCACGGTCATCGAACTGGAGGTTCCCGGTGCCTGA
- a CDS encoding outer membrane protein assembly factor BamB family protein: protein MAQDFPPAADRGYPQDSSGPDPAAYGQQQGWYPNEQQPYGTAQPYPGEQYAGEQYAADPYAPGEYPNAQHPGEQYAGEQYAGDGQPWEWPEAYQGIPEQQHYQAGEEFGRPSEPPLYADQFAAGPGTEESAVTTTAEFSAVESPDTPGSAADPEAPVDPEAPPAKPSRSRRGGGSAAAATDGSLIGRVRGAAQGALGSVLNTEGAPGHRTLLIRVAAGVAALGVLVTAGVVATSGGSTHHDNTAAPSSDPGFAVAHNKIWSAQPAGAPQAGADDTLIGSWLLADALVRADGSGVHAYDPATGKPTWNLDAPAAGATPCGMSPTVNPSGIGAVLFHAQADPKSPCTQLAAVDTKAGKTAWTKQLSDHNPYAAQVAVTDDKVVAVGDDKAIAWGSADGKDAWQYGGQGKFCTLSGSASGATVLLHSSCVDSNPGDQVVALGTADGKTLWAKGLPTQPRTATVLSAEPAVMLTTGDQPTDDKVLTWNANGDQAATIPVSDPGGGRLDVTRGTFDALPGVFFQDHSMVTTLVGAAGGPTSAVAFDVTNGKQLWRTPASEKGTVRAVGLDNGTLVLAADERTDQPAHLSRITLTTGQESVGGGFPPATGSLLTSGRVLMGADRVVAVPGHSANFGVATAFQAKG from the coding sequence ATGGCTCAGGACTTCCCCCCAGCCGCCGACCGGGGGTACCCCCAGGACAGCAGCGGGCCTGATCCCGCCGCCTACGGGCAGCAGCAGGGCTGGTACCCGAACGAGCAGCAGCCCTACGGGACGGCGCAGCCCTACCCGGGGGAGCAGTACGCGGGCGAGCAGTACGCCGCCGACCCGTACGCCCCCGGCGAGTACCCCAACGCCCAGCACCCCGGCGAGCAGTACGCCGGAGAGCAGTACGCCGGCGACGGGCAGCCCTGGGAGTGGCCCGAGGCCTACCAGGGCATCCCCGAGCAGCAGCACTACCAGGCGGGCGAGGAGTTCGGCCGGCCGAGCGAGCCGCCGCTCTACGCCGACCAGTTCGCCGCCGGGCCCGGCACGGAGGAGAGCGCGGTGACCACCACCGCGGAGTTCTCCGCCGTCGAGTCGCCCGACACCCCCGGATCCGCCGCCGACCCCGAGGCGCCCGTCGATCCCGAGGCGCCCCCCGCGAAGCCGTCCCGCTCCCGCCGTGGCGGCGGCAGTGCTGCGGCCGCCACCGACGGCTCGCTGATCGGCCGCGTGCGCGGCGCCGCGCAGGGCGCGCTCGGTTCCGTGCTCAACACCGAGGGCGCCCCCGGCCACCGGACGCTGCTGATCCGGGTCGCCGCCGGCGTCGCCGCCCTCGGCGTCCTGGTGACCGCCGGCGTGGTCGCCACCAGCGGCGGCAGCACGCACCACGACAACACCGCGGCCCCCTCCAGCGACCCCGGCTTCGCCGTCGCGCACAACAAGATCTGGTCCGCCCAGCCCGCCGGCGCACCGCAGGCAGGCGCCGACGACACCCTGATCGGCAGCTGGCTGCTGGCCGACGCGCTGGTCCGCGCGGACGGCAGCGGCGTGCACGCCTACGATCCGGCCACCGGCAAGCCCACCTGGAACCTGGACGCCCCCGCGGCCGGTGCCACCCCCTGCGGCATGTCGCCCACCGTCAACCCCTCCGGGATCGGCGCCGTGCTCTTCCACGCCCAGGCCGATCCGAAGAGCCCCTGCACCCAGCTCGCCGCCGTGGACACCAAGGCCGGCAAGACCGCCTGGACCAAGCAGCTCTCCGACCACAACCCCTACGCGGCCCAGGTCGCGGTCACCGACGACAAGGTGGTCGCGGTCGGCGACGACAAGGCCATCGCCTGGGGCTCCGCCGACGGCAAGGACGCCTGGCAGTACGGCGGCCAGGGCAAGTTCTGCACGCTGTCCGGCAGCGCCTCCGGTGCCACCGTCCTGCTGCACAGCAGCTGCGTCGACAGCAACCCGGGCGACCAGGTGGTCGCGCTGGGCACCGCCGACGGCAAGACGCTCTGGGCCAAGGGCCTGCCCACCCAGCCCAGGACCGCCACCGTGCTCTCCGCCGAGCCGGCCGTGATGCTGACCACCGGGGACCAGCCGACCGACGACAAGGTGCTCACCTGGAACGCCAACGGCGACCAGGCCGCCACCATCCCGGTCAGCGACCCCGGCGGCGGCCGGCTGGACGTCACCCGCGGCACCTTCGACGCGCTGCCCGGCGTCTTCTTCCAGGACCACAGCATGGTCACCACGCTGGTCGGCGCCGCCGGCGGCCCGACCTCGGCGGTCGCCTTCGACGTCACCAACGGCAAGCAGCTGTGGCGCACCCCGGCCAGCGAGAAGGGCACCGTCCGGGCCGTCGGCCTGGACAACGGCACCCTGGTGCTGGCCGCCGACGAGCGCACCGACCAGCCGGCCCACCTGAGCCGCATCACCCTGACCACCGGTCAGGAGAGCGTCGGCGGCGGCTTCCCGCCCGCCACCGGCTCGCTGCTCACCTCGGGCCGGGTGCTGATGGGCGCCGACCGGGTCGTCGCCGTCCCCGGCCACTCGGCCAACTTCGGTGTGGCCACGGCCTTCCAGGCCAAGGGCTGA
- a CDS encoding ABC transporter ATP-binding protein — MSDVLELVDVSVVRDGRALISQVSWSVAEGERWVILGPNGAGKTTLLQVASSYLHPTSGTVAVLGEKLGSVDVFELRQRIGLAGASLLDRIPREQTVLQTVLTAAYGMTATWQETYDKVDESRALLLLDRLGMGGYEQRSFGTLSEGERKRTLIARGLMTDPELLLLDEPAAGLDLGGREDLVRRLGALAQDPYAPAMAVVTHHVEEIAPGFTHVLMIRQGKVLTAGPIDTELTARNLSLCFGLPLTLERHGDRWSAQGLPLG, encoded by the coding sequence ATGAGCGACGTGCTGGAGCTGGTGGACGTTTCCGTGGTCCGGGATGGACGTGCGCTGATCAGCCAGGTCTCCTGGTCGGTCGCCGAGGGGGAGCGCTGGGTGATCCTGGGCCCCAACGGCGCCGGCAAGACCACCCTGCTCCAGGTCGCGTCCAGTTACCTGCACCCCACCAGCGGCACCGTCGCGGTGCTGGGGGAGAAGCTCGGCTCGGTCGACGTCTTCGAGCTGCGCCAGCGGATCGGCCTGGCCGGCGCCTCGCTGCTGGACCGCATCCCGCGCGAGCAGACCGTGCTGCAGACGGTGCTCACCGCCGCCTACGGCATGACCGCCACCTGGCAGGAGACCTACGACAAGGTGGACGAGTCGCGCGCGCTGCTGCTGCTCGACCGGCTCGGCATGGGCGGCTACGAGCAGCGCAGCTTCGGCACCCTCTCCGAGGGCGAGCGCAAGCGCACCCTGATCGCCCGCGGCCTGATGACCGACCCCGAGCTGCTGCTGCTCGACGAGCCGGCCGCCGGCCTGGACCTGGGCGGTCGCGAGGACCTGGTCCGCCGCCTGGGCGCGCTCGCCCAGGACCCCTACGCGCCGGCCATGGCCGTGGTCACCCACCACGTCGAGGAGATCGCGCCCGGCTTCACCCACGTCCTGATGATCCGTCAGGGCAAGGTGCTGACCGCGGGCCCGATCGACACCGAGCTGACGGCCCGCAACCTCTCGCTCTGCTTCGGGCTGCCGCTCACCCTGGAGCGTCACGGCGACCGCTGGTCCGCGCAGGGCCTGCCGCTCGGCTGA
- a CDS encoding 4a-hydroxytetrahydrobiopterin dehydratase: MTNSPLLTEDEITAGLAALPGWQRQGAAITRTADAADFPSAIRVVVAVAEAAEEMNHHPDIDIRWRTLTFALSTHSAGGVTDLDLRLAARIDAAFNQQS, from the coding sequence ATGACCAACAGCCCCCTGCTGACCGAGGACGAGATCACCGCGGGCCTGGCCGCACTGCCGGGCTGGCAGCGACAGGGCGCGGCGATCACCCGCACCGCCGACGCTGCCGACTTCCCGTCCGCGATCCGCGTGGTGGTGGCGGTGGCCGAGGCGGCCGAGGAGATGAACCACCACCCGGACATCGACATCCGCTGGCGCACCCTCACCTTCGCCCTCAGCACCCACAGTGCGGGCGGCGTGACCGACCTGGACCTCCGACTGGCGGCCAGGATCGATGCGGCGTTCAACCAGCAGAGCTGA
- a CDS encoding tetratricopeptide repeat protein: protein MQRLAIPEDVTGTEIDGDVRQELLSLPKTLADDVARNLVMVARLLDSEPEEAYKYARVALRLASRVPSVREAAGFAAYMTQRYSEALTEFRAARRMTGRSDLWPVMADCERGLGRPERALAMAGEPEVKQLDKAGQVEMRLVAAGARADLGQFEAAVVTLQSPELASSALHPWTARLRYAYAEALIAADRADEARDWFAKAADADPDGTTNASERLAEIDGLEFVDTLDPELEDEAAEGEEDEVAEAAERPEPRGRRTDREEGTDEVIFEDDEDVEEYYDEDDLEMEEADEAEVARALRDREDNR, encoded by the coding sequence GTGCAGCGCCTCGCCATCCCCGAGGACGTCACCGGGACGGAGATCGACGGGGACGTGCGCCAGGAGCTGCTGAGCCTGCCCAAGACGCTCGCCGACGATGTGGCGCGCAACCTGGTGATGGTCGCCCGCCTGCTCGACAGCGAGCCGGAGGAGGCCTACAAGTACGCCCGCGTGGCGCTCCGCCTGGCCTCCCGCGTGCCGTCGGTGCGCGAGGCGGCGGGCTTCGCGGCCTACATGACGCAGCGCTACTCCGAGGCGCTGACCGAGTTCCGCGCCGCGCGCCGGATGACCGGTCGCTCGGACCTCTGGCCGGTGATGGCCGACTGCGAGCGCGGTCTGGGCCGTCCGGAGCGGGCGCTGGCGATGGCCGGCGAGCCCGAGGTGAAGCAGCTGGACAAGGCCGGCCAGGTCGAGATGCGCCTGGTCGCGGCCGGTGCCCGCGCCGACCTGGGCCAGTTCGAGGCTGCCGTGGTCACCCTGCAGAGCCCGGAGCTCGCCTCCAGCGCGCTGCACCCGTGGACCGCCCGCCTGCGCTACGCCTACGCCGAGGCGCTGATCGCCGCCGACCGTGCGGACGAGGCGCGCGACTGGTTCGCCAAGGCCGCCGACGCCGACCCGGACGGCACCACCAACGCCTCCGAGCGGCTGGCCGAGATCGACGGGCTGGAGTTCGTCGACACCCTCGACCCGGAGCTCGAGGACGAGGCCGCCGAGGGCGAGGAGGACGAGGTGGCCGAGGCCGCCGAGCGCCCCGAGCCGCGCGGCCGTCGTACCGACCGCGAGGAGGGCACGGACGAGGTCATCTTCGAGGACGACGAGGACGTCGAGGAGTACTACGACGAGGACGACCTGGAGATGGAAGAGGCCGACGAGGCCGAGGTCGCCCGCGCCCTGCGTGACCGCGAGGACAACCGCTGA
- the tyrS gene encoding tyrosine--tRNA ligase gives MTDIVDELRWRGLIALSTDEDALRKAFADGPVTFYCGFDPTAPSLHLGNLVQILTMRRIQQAGNLPLGLVGGATGLIGDPKPTAERVLNAPETVAAWVDRLRGQIEKFLDFEGPFAARMVNNLDWTSGLSAINLLRDIGKYFRVNNMIAKEAVARRLNSDAGISYTEFSYQILQGMDYLELNRRYDCTLQTGGSDQWGNLTAGTDLIRKADGKSAHALATPLIVKADGTKFGKTETGTIWLDPELTTPYAFYQFWLNTDDRDVSNFLRIFSFRSKEEIEELERETAERPAARLAQRALAEELTTMLHGAEQYQRVVAASKALFGQGDLAELEPATLTSALAEVPKATVTELAPMADLLVAVGLAPSRSAARRTLKEGGAYLNNAKVADEDAVPTTDDLLHGRWLVLRRGKRNLAAVELTGA, from the coding sequence GTGACGGACATCGTCGACGAGCTGCGGTGGCGAGGGCTGATCGCCCTGTCCACCGACGAGGACGCATTGCGCAAGGCGTTCGCGGACGGCCCGGTCACCTTCTATTGCGGATTCGACCCGACCGCGCCGAGCCTGCACCTCGGCAACCTGGTGCAGATCCTCACGATGCGCCGGATCCAGCAGGCCGGAAACCTGCCGCTGGGCCTGGTCGGCGGTGCGACGGGCCTGATCGGTGATCCCAAGCCGACGGCCGAGCGGGTGCTCAACGCCCCCGAGACGGTGGCCGCCTGGGTGGACCGGCTGCGCGGCCAGATCGAGAAGTTCCTCGACTTCGAGGGTCCGTTCGCCGCCCGCATGGTCAACAACCTGGACTGGACCTCGGGCCTGTCCGCGATCAACCTGCTGCGCGACATCGGCAAGTACTTCCGGGTCAACAACATGATCGCCAAGGAGGCCGTCGCCCGGCGGCTCAACTCCGACGCGGGCATCAGCTACACCGAGTTCAGCTACCAGATCCTGCAGGGCATGGACTACCTGGAGCTGAACCGCCGCTACGACTGCACCCTGCAGACCGGCGGCAGCGACCAGTGGGGCAACCTGACGGCCGGCACGGACCTGATCCGCAAGGCCGACGGCAAGTCCGCGCACGCGCTGGCCACCCCGCTGATCGTCAAGGCGGACGGCACCAAGTTCGGCAAGACGGAGACCGGCACGATCTGGCTCGACCCCGAGCTGACCACGCCGTACGCCTTCTACCAGTTCTGGCTCAACACGGACGACCGCGACGTCTCCAACTTCCTGCGGATCTTCAGCTTCCGCTCGAAGGAGGAGATCGAGGAGCTGGAGCGGGAGACCGCCGAGCGCCCGGCCGCCCGGCTCGCCCAGCGCGCCCTGGCCGAGGAGCTGACCACCATGCTCCACGGCGCCGAGCAGTACCAGCGCGTGGTGGCGGCCTCCAAGGCGCTGTTCGGCCAGGGCGACCTCGCCGAGCTGGAGCCCGCGACGCTGACCTCCGCGCTGGCCGAGGTGCCCAAGGCCACCGTCACCGAGCTGGCCCCGATGGCCGATCTGCTGGTGGCCGTCGGCCTGGCTCCCAGCCGCTCGGCCGCCCGCCGGACGCTGAAGGAGGGCGGCGCCTACCTCAACAACGCGAAGGTCGCGGACGAGGACGCGGTGCCGACCACCGACGACCTGCTGCACGGCCGCTGGCTGGTGCTGCGTCGCGGAAAGCGGAACCTCGCCGCGGTCGAGCTGACGGGTGCATGA
- a CDS encoding HNH endonuclease, with the protein MRNTLVLNASYEPLSTVSLQRAVVLVLQDKAVVEQVHPLRAMRAAGLSVPVPRVIRLRRYVRVPFRQRAPWSRRGVLVRDQHLCAYCGRRATTVDHVLPKSRGGADSWLNTVAACATDNQRKADRTPEQAGMALLRRPFEPTPEATLLLALGLRAGEAGELAPWLPRAAQPGGAQPVAVAVG; encoded by the coding sequence ATGCGCAACACGTTGGTGCTGAACGCGAGCTACGAGCCGCTGTCGACGGTGTCCCTGCAGCGTGCAGTGGTGCTGGTGCTCCAGGACAAGGCCGTGGTCGAGCAGGTTCATCCCCTGCGTGCGATGCGTGCCGCCGGGCTCTCGGTACCGGTGCCCCGGGTGATCAGACTGCGGCGGTACGTCAGAGTGCCGTTCCGACAACGGGCCCCGTGGTCGCGGCGGGGCGTGCTGGTGCGGGACCAGCACCTGTGCGCCTACTGCGGGCGCCGGGCGACCACGGTGGACCACGTCCTGCCCAAGTCGCGCGGGGGCGCCGACAGCTGGCTGAACACCGTGGCGGCGTGCGCCACCGACAACCAGCGCAAGGCCGACCGGACTCCGGAGCAGGCCGGGATGGCGCTGCTGCGGCGCCCGTTCGAGCCGACCCCGGAGGCCACCCTGCTGCTGGCGCTGGGCCTGCGGGCCGGTGAGGCCGGCGAGTTGGCTCCCTGGCTGCCGCGCGCCGCCCAGCCGGGCGGGGCCCAGCCGGTCGCGGTCGCCGTGGGCTGA
- a CDS encoding NfeD family protein — protein sequence MDSWVWWLVLAVGLGIPLAITALPEFGLFAVGAAGAAIAAGVGAGVVWQFLTFIVVSVAMLTVVRPIAYRKLDRSPRVRMGIEALAGARAVVQERVDEHGGRIKLNGEIWSARALHPDHVYEPGQQVDVVEIQGATALVD from the coding sequence GTGGACAGCTGGGTGTGGTGGCTCGTGCTCGCCGTCGGTCTTGGCATACCGCTGGCGATCACCGCGCTGCCGGAATTCGGCCTGTTCGCGGTCGGCGCCGCCGGCGCCGCGATCGCCGCCGGGGTGGGGGCCGGGGTGGTCTGGCAGTTCCTGACCTTCATCGTCGTCTCGGTCGCGATGCTGACCGTGGTGCGGCCGATCGCCTATCGCAAGCTCGACCGGAGCCCGCGGGTCCGGATGGGGATCGAGGCGCTGGCCGGCGCACGGGCCGTGGTGCAGGAGCGGGTGGACGAGCACGGCGGCCGGATCAAGCTCAACGGCGAGATCTGGTCGGCACGGGCGCTGCACCCCGACCACGTGTACGAGCCGGGCCAGCAGGTGGATGTCGTGGAAATCCAGGGCGCGACCGCCCTGGTCGACTAG
- a CDS encoding response regulator transcription factor encodes MPETHAPIRVLLVDDHQVVRRGLRTFLEVQDDIEVVGEAADGAEGVTKAQELAPNVVLMDLKMPGVDGLEALKRLKAEGNPARVLIVTSFTEHRTVVPALRAGAAGYVYKDVDPEALAGAIRSVHAGHVLLQPELAGALLADDAPRAPQGRGGTLTEREREVLGHLADGRSNREIARSLSLSEKTVKTHVSNILMKLDLADRTQAALWAVRHGEG; translated from the coding sequence GTGCCTGAGACCCACGCGCCGATCCGCGTCCTGCTGGTCGACGACCACCAGGTGGTCCGCCGCGGGCTGCGCACATTCCTGGAGGTGCAGGACGACATCGAGGTGGTCGGCGAGGCGGCCGACGGCGCCGAAGGCGTGACGAAGGCCCAGGAGCTGGCCCCGAACGTGGTCCTGATGGACCTCAAGATGCCGGGGGTGGACGGGCTGGAGGCGCTCAAGCGCCTGAAGGCGGAGGGCAATCCGGCCCGGGTGCTGATCGTCACCAGCTTCACCGAGCACCGCACCGTGGTCCCGGCGCTGCGCGCGGGCGCGGCCGGGTACGTGTACAAGGACGTCGACCCGGAGGCGCTGGCCGGGGCGATCCGCTCGGTGCACGCCGGACACGTGCTGCTCCAGCCCGAGTTGGCCGGCGCGCTGCTGGCCGACGACGCCCCGCGCGCTCCGCAGGGCCGGGGCGGGACCCTGACGGAGCGCGAGCGCGAGGTGCTCGGCCACCTCGCGGACGGCCGCTCCAACCGGGAGATCGCCCGCAGCCTCAGCCTGTCGGAGAAGACGGTCAAGACGCACGTCTCCAACATCCTGATGAAGCTGGACCTGGCCGACCGCACCCAGGCCGCCCTCTGGGCGGTCCGCCACGGCGAGGGCTGA